CGGTCCCGGTGACCCCGTAGTGCTGCGCGGCGTGCAGCAGCAGCTGGCCCCAGCCGCAGCCCACGTCCAGCAGCCGCATCCCCGGCCGCAGGCCGAGCTTGCGGCAGATCAGGTCGATCTTGGCGGTCTGGGCCTGCTCCAGGGTGGCCGCGCCCGGTGTCCAGTAGGCGCAGGAGTAGACCATGGAGGGACCGAGGACCAGCCGGTAGAAGTCGTTGCCGACGTCGTAGTGGTGGCTGATGGCCCGGCGGTCCCGGCTCCGCGAGTGCCGGCTGCCCGAGAGCCGCTGGACCTCCTCCGGCGGCAGCGGCGGACGCGGGCCGAGCACGCCCAGGCCCAGGGCGGCGGCCAGCAGCCGTCGGCCCTGCGGGCCGAGCAGCTCCCGCGTGCTCGGGCGCAGCGACGGAGCCTGCGTTCGCTCGACCAGCCGGGCCAGGGTCTCCAGCAGGTCGTAGAGGTCGCTCTCGGGGTCCAGGTCGAGGTCGCCGGAGACGTAGGCGCGGGCCAGACCCAGCTCGTCCGGCCGCCACAGCAGGTGCCGCAGCGCCCGCCGGTTGCGCAGGACCAGCACCGGGGCGCCGGCCGGTCCCGACTCGGACCCGTCCCAGGCCCGGATCCGCAGCGGCAGCTCGGCGCCGACCAGCTCAGCGAGGACCGGGGACAGCCGCTCCGCCACGCCGACCATGTGCCGCCTCCGCTCCGCTCGCCACCGACAGTGCTCCGACCGTGCTGCTCAGTAGTGCTGGGACAGGCCGGAACCGTTGAGACATGCCAGAGCGTCAATCTAACGCTCCGGCACCGATTCGTGGATCAACGGCGCGGGATGGCCAAAACTCGGTCCCCCGCATGGCCTACTGGTGGACGGGCCTGTGCCGGGACACTTCGGTGGAACGATTCCGGAGGGCTGGTTGGCCCCGGCGAGGGTCGGCATTGGACAATCGACTCCGGAAGCGGCACGACGGGGAGCACTCACACGGGGAGGTGGCTGAGCACGTGGACCAGCTGACGGCACACGATCCAAGGCGGATCGGGCCTTTCGAGGTGCTCGGACGCCTTGGCGCGGGCGGTATGGGACTGGTCTACCTCGGCCGCTCCTCCTCCGGCCGCAGGGTCGCGATCAAGACCGTCCGCGGCGAACTGGCGGAGGACCAGCTCTTCCGGGTCCGTTTCGCCCGTGAGATCTCCGCCGCCCGCACCGTCAGCGGCTTCTACACCGCTGCCGTCGTGGACGCCGACGCCGACGCCCCCGTGCCCTGGCTCGCCACCGCCTACATCCCGGCGCCCTCGCTGGAGGACCTGGTCGCCGAGTGCGGCCCGCTGCCGCCCGGGGCCTCGCGCTGGCTGATCGCCGGCATCGCCGAGGCCCTCCAGTCGATCCACGCCGCCGGGCTGGTCCACCGCGACCTCAAGCCCTCCAATGTGCTGGTCACCGAGGACGGGCCGCGGGTGATCGACTTCGGTATCGCCGCCGGGGTCTCCCACACCCGGCTGACCATGACCAACGTCGCCGTCGGCACCCCCGCCTACATGTCGCCCGAGCAGGCCAGGGACAGCCGCAGCGTGACCGGGGCCAGCGACGTCTTCTCGCTCGGCTCGCTGCTGGTCTTCGCGGCGACCGGGCATGCGCCGTACCACGGGGTGAACCCGGTGGAGACGGTGTTCATGCTGCTCCGCGAGGCCCCCGACCTGTCCGGGCTGCCGCCGGAGCTGGCCCCGCTGGTCAAGGCGTGCATGCGACCCGCCGCGGAGCGGCGGCCGACCCCGGCCCAGATCCAGGAGGAGCTGGCGCCGCACCTGTACGCCAGCGGTGCGGGCGAGGACGACGACTCACGGGACTGGCTGCCACCGGTGGCCCTCGACCTGATCGACCGTCGGCGCGGCCGCCGCGGCGGATCCGTGTCGGCCGGTTCCGTGCAGGCCGGGGCCGTACCGGCCGGTGCGCCGGGGCCGCAGGCCGGTCCCGGGGTTCCGGCACTGCCGCAGGCCGCCCCGCAGCCGGTCCAGCCGCCGCTGCAGGGAGTCCAGCAGCAGGGCGCCCAGCAGGGCATCCCGCACCAGCACGGCGCGCCCCAGGTCTCGGGGACGGTCCCCACCCATGTCGCGGCCTCCGCCCCCTCGGGGCTGGATCCCCGCACCGGCGTCGGCCCGCTCCCCGCGCCGGCCGGACCGGTGGCGCCGCTGGTGGAGCGCGCCGTCGGCGGACGCCGGCACGCGGCCGGGCCGCAGCCGGAGCCGCCGCTGCCGACCGCGCCCACCCCGGTGGTCCAGCTGGTCGGCAACGCGGTCCCGATCGGCCCCGGGGTCCGGGCCGCCGACACGGTGGCCCCGACCCACGGCGCGGAGCAGGTGCCGCCGCCCGGCACGGACTGGGTGCGCCGCACCCCTCAGGCGCCGCAGCCCGCCGCCGCCACCTCCGCCCGCTGGCGTCCCTGGCGGTTCCGGATGTCCAACGACGTCTGGGGCACCCCGCAGGTCAGCGATGGCGTGCTGTTCATCACCAGCTTCGAGGTGCACGCGCTCGACATCGCCACCGGCCGCCGCCGCTTCAAGACCCGGGACGTCGCCTGGGCGGTCTCGGTCGCCGACGGCCGGGTCCACGCCGCCGACGGACCGCACCTGTTCACACTGAACTCGGCCGACGGCGCCGAGCGCTGGCGGACCACCCTGGACGGCTGGACCTACTCGCTGGACACCGGCGGCGGCGCGGTCGTGGCCGGCACCAGGGGCGGCGGGGTGCAGGTGCACTCCGCCATCGACGGCAGTGAGATGTGGCAGGTCAAGGACGCCCAGCAGGAGTACGAGAACCAGTTGGCCGGGCCGTGCGTGCTGGGCGACTCGGTCTACTACTACGGCGGCGGCCGGCTGCGGGCGCTCGACCTGACGACGGGTCTGCCGCGCTGGTCCTTCCCGGTCGGCGAGGACGTGCCCTCGCACCCGGTGCTGCGGCAGGGCGTGCTGCACCTCACCTCGGGCACCCGGGTGCTGGCGCTGGACGAGGCCAGCGGCGAGCAGCGCTGGCGCTACGACGCGCCGGTGGTGCTGTTCACCCCGCCGACCCCGGACGACCGGGGGACGCTCTTCGTCGCGGACTACGTGGGTACGGTCCTGGCGCTGGACGCAGCGAGCGGCGCGCTGCGCTGGCAGGCCCGCACCGGCGGCCGCCAGGGCGCGGACCCGGTGCTGGCGGTCGACGGGTCGGTGCTGGTGGGCAGCGGCGACACGGTCTACGCCTTCGACGCGGCCAACGGCGACGAGCGCTGGCGGTACACCGCCAGGGGCGAGCTGACCGGCGCCCCGGCGGCGGCCGACGGCCTGGTGCACCTGGGCAGCCGGGACCACTCGCTGCACACCCTGGACCTGGCCACCGGGCGGCTGCGCTGGAAGCTGGACACCGGCGGCGAGATCACCGGCTCGCCGGTGGCCTTCGAGGGCCGGGTCTTCGCCTGCAGCAAGGACCGCTGCGTCTACGCGCTGGACGCGGCCCGGGGCACGGCGACCTCCCGCGACTGACTCGTCCTCCCGCGCGGTTGGCCCGTCCTCCCGCCGCTGACTCGTTCCTCCCGCGGCTGACTCGTTCCTCCTGCGGCTGCGCGGGCCCGGGCGGGTCAGTCCGCGGGGTGGCGCAGCTGCCAGCCGGCCCAGGCGGAGGCGACCATGTCGTCGAGGCCGTAGCGCGCGGACCAGCCCAGCTCCTCGGCGATCAGCTCGGC
The Streptacidiphilus albus JL83 genome window above contains:
- a CDS encoding SAM-dependent methyltransferase produces the protein MVGVAERLSPVLAELVGAELPLRIRAWDGSESGPAGAPVLVLRNRRALRHLLWRPDELGLARAYVSGDLDLDPESDLYDLLETLARLVERTQAPSLRPSTRELLGPQGRRLLAAALGLGVLGPRPPLPPEEVQRLSGSRHSRSRDRRAISHHYDVGNDFYRLVLGPSMVYSCAYWTPGAATLEQAQTAKIDLICRKLGLRPGMRLLDVGCGWGQLLLHAAQHYGVTGTGVTLSEEQARGARERIAEAGLSEKLTIRLQDYRDVADGPYDAISSVGMAEHVGSEQFRTYATLLHGLLAPGGRLLNHQIARRPNLPGEPYRTSPFITSYVFPDGDLAPVSVTVGLLEQSGFEIRDVESLREHYALTLRAWVANLQAEWDRAVTLSSPGRARVWRLYMAASALAFEENRIGVNQVLAVRPTQRGRSGLPLTRAEWLGSDAPEGPAPDRSAGLASGAPSA
- a CDS encoding outer membrane protein assembly factor BamB family protein; its protein translation is MAEHVDQLTAHDPRRIGPFEVLGRLGAGGMGLVYLGRSSSGRRVAIKTVRGELAEDQLFRVRFAREISAARTVSGFYTAAVVDADADAPVPWLATAYIPAPSLEDLVAECGPLPPGASRWLIAGIAEALQSIHAAGLVHRDLKPSNVLVTEDGPRVIDFGIAAGVSHTRLTMTNVAVGTPAYMSPEQARDSRSVTGASDVFSLGSLLVFAATGHAPYHGVNPVETVFMLLREAPDLSGLPPELAPLVKACMRPAAERRPTPAQIQEELAPHLYASGAGEDDDSRDWLPPVALDLIDRRRGRRGGSVSAGSVQAGAVPAGAPGPQAGPGVPALPQAAPQPVQPPLQGVQQQGAQQGIPHQHGAPQVSGTVPTHVAASAPSGLDPRTGVGPLPAPAGPVAPLVERAVGGRRHAAGPQPEPPLPTAPTPVVQLVGNAVPIGPGVRAADTVAPTHGAEQVPPPGTDWVRRTPQAPQPAAATSARWRPWRFRMSNDVWGTPQVSDGVLFITSFEVHALDIATGRRRFKTRDVAWAVSVADGRVHAADGPHLFTLNSADGAERWRTTLDGWTYSLDTGGGAVVAGTRGGGVQVHSAIDGSEMWQVKDAQQEYENQLAGPCVLGDSVYYYGGGRLRALDLTTGLPRWSFPVGEDVPSHPVLRQGVLHLTSGTRVLALDEASGEQRWRYDAPVVLFTPPTPDDRGTLFVADYVGTVLALDAASGALRWQARTGGRQGADPVLAVDGSVLVGSGDTVYAFDAANGDERWRYTARGELTGAPAAADGLVHLGSRDHSLHTLDLATGRLRWKLDTGGEITGSPVAFEGRVFACSKDRCVYALDAARGTATSRD